From the genome of Triticum aestivum cultivar Chinese Spring chromosome 3B, IWGSC CS RefSeq v2.1, whole genome shotgun sequence, one region includes:
- the LOC123068739 gene encoding uncharacterized protein isoform X3 produces MGRRRLDFCSRSALRRRRPSPSLASWSCPFPSSICSPRRRLPPRTIPSRSAATPSLEQPLPPNPKPPAGATPQHAPSLLFLGTGLWSRRSLPLSPSSSRSNGLVHKSGSTSRSSLFRRVIAFLTGAPDYEDGQLDTKRYGEQYASKGEDVDLMLLPEQIPSYRDPVHSKKLVLNSPPAPRPRPDGRKAD; encoded by the exons ATGGGAAGGAGAAGGCTCGATTTTTGTTCTCGATCTGCTCTCCGACGGCGGCGGCCTTCCCCGAGCTTGGCGAGCTGGAGCTGTCCCTTCCCGTCGTCGATCTGCTCTCCGCGACGCCGCCTGCCTCCCCGGACCATCCCCTCTCGCTCAGCCGCGACTCCCTCCCTGGAGCAGCCGCTCCCGCCCAACCCAAAGCCGCCGGCCGGAGCTACGCCGCAGCACgctccctccctcctcttcttgGGGACCGGATTGTGGTCGAGGAGGAGCTTGCCCTTGTCGCCCAGCAGCTCCCGCTCCAACGGGCTCGTCCACAAGTCCGGCAGCACCAGCCGCTCTTCCCTCTTCCG CAGGGTAATTGCTTTTCTTACTGGTGCTCCTGATTATGAAGATGGTCAACTAGACACTAAGAGATATGGTGAGCAATATGCTAGCAAAGGGGAAGATGTTGACCTCATGTTGCTCCCTGAGCAGATACCTTCCTATAGAGATCCG GTTCACAGCAAAAAACTGGTATTGAATTCGCCGCCGGCTCCGAGACCTCGACCGGACGGACGAAAGGCGGATTGA
- the LOC123068739 gene encoding uncharacterized protein isoform X2 produces the protein MVNHGKEKARFLFSICSPTAAAFPELGELELSLPVVDLLSATPPASPDHPLSLSRDSLPGAAAPAQPKAAGRSYAAARSLPPLLGDRIVVEEELALVAQQLPLQRARPQVRQHQPLFPLPEADTVFLGGRGFGTAMSSLILKVLEFRVWSYFCLGVIAFLTGAPDYEDGQLDTKRYGEQYASKGEDVDLMLLPEQIPSYRDPVHSKKLVLNSPPAPRPRPDGRKAD, from the exons ATGGTGAACCATGGGAAGGAGAAGGCTCGATTTTTGTTCTCGATCTGCTCTCCGACGGCGGCGGCCTTCCCCGAGCTTGGCGAGCTGGAGCTGTCCCTTCCCGTCGTCGATCTGCTCTCCGCGACGCCGCCTGCCTCCCCGGACCATCCCCTCTCGCTCAGCCGCGACTCCCTCCCTGGAGCAGCCGCTCCCGCCCAACCCAAAGCCGCCGGCCGGAGCTACGCCGCAGCACgctccctccctcctcttcttgGGGACCGGATTGTGGTCGAGGAGGAGCTTGCCCTTGTCGCCCAGCAGCTCCCGCTCCAACGGGCTCGTCCACAAGTCCGGCAGCACCAGCCGCTCTTCCCTCTTCCG GAAGCAGATACAGTTTTTCTTGGTGGGCGTGGTTTTGGAACAGCCATGTCTTCTCTAATTTTGAAAGTGCTTGAGTTTAGAGTATGGTCATACTTTTGCTTAGG GGTAATTGCTTTTCTTACTGGTGCTCCTGATTATGAAGATGGTCAACTAGACACTAAGAGATATGGTGAGCAATATGCTAGCAAAGGGGAAGATGTTGACCTCATGTTGCTCCCTGAGCAGATACCTTCCTATAGAGATCCG GTTCACAGCAAAAAACTGGTATTGAATTCGCCGCCGGCTCCGAGACCTCGACCGGACGGACGAAAGGCGGATTGA
- the LOC123068739 gene encoding uncharacterized protein isoform X1: MVNHGKEKARFLFSICSPTAAAFPELGELELSLPVVDLLSATPPASPDHPLSLSRDSLPGAAAPAQPKAAGRSYAAARSLPPLLGDRIVVEEELALVAQQLPLQRARPQVRQHQPLFPLPEADTVFLGGRGFGTAMSSLILKVLEFRVWSYFCLGRVIAFLTGAPDYEDGQLDTKRYGEQYASKGEDVDLMLLPEQIPSYRDPVHSKKLVLNSPPAPRPRPDGRKAD; the protein is encoded by the exons ATGGTGAACCATGGGAAGGAGAAGGCTCGATTTTTGTTCTCGATCTGCTCTCCGACGGCGGCGGCCTTCCCCGAGCTTGGCGAGCTGGAGCTGTCCCTTCCCGTCGTCGATCTGCTCTCCGCGACGCCGCCTGCCTCCCCGGACCATCCCCTCTCGCTCAGCCGCGACTCCCTCCCTGGAGCAGCCGCTCCCGCCCAACCCAAAGCCGCCGGCCGGAGCTACGCCGCAGCACgctccctccctcctcttcttgGGGACCGGATTGTGGTCGAGGAGGAGCTTGCCCTTGTCGCCCAGCAGCTCCCGCTCCAACGGGCTCGTCCACAAGTCCGGCAGCACCAGCCGCTCTTCCCTCTTCCG GAAGCAGATACAGTTTTTCTTGGTGGGCGTGGTTTTGGAACAGCCATGTCTTCTCTAATTTTGAAAGTGCTTGAGTTTAGAGTATGGTCATACTTTTGCTTAGG CAGGGTAATTGCTTTTCTTACTGGTGCTCCTGATTATGAAGATGGTCAACTAGACACTAAGAGATATGGTGAGCAATATGCTAGCAAAGGGGAAGATGTTGACCTCATGTTGCTCCCTGAGCAGATACCTTCCTATAGAGATCCG GTTCACAGCAAAAAACTGGTATTGAATTCGCCGCCGGCTCCGAGACCTCGACCGGACGGACGAAAGGCGGATTGA
- the LOC123068738 gene encoding disease resistance protein At4g27190 codes for MASYCCFRISRTRLPSFTVPRYRLITLQDMLCLILRPEGEVVAIEGTGGLGKTWAAKAAFETARNSNRFDTYIWVSLSTSCSLRRCTEKIATCLSIDIGEELLSSRIRVMIKERLMRRKFLLVLDNAYFVEENILGKLGIPCPREQSLGSKVIVTTRTGRTVSVMDPAILISPQPLTDQASYDLLREKIGRDIDLQLIDNCFGMPLSIILLAGALCDIPTQESSKLISEAYVALRPKISVFTTMIRLVKFSYHRLPSDTARRCFLYCLLFPDDEAITVKDLIILWKLDGIIQEARDSHEANCYGEEILHVLLKHGLIHFEGDHHIRIHDVIRETVSQVGRENGYVEQPEKYFDNDIPFEYLLAKFGGRISLMNNTVKEELRASPSHEFFSTSTLLLRGNRHMRTISEEFFCRVGMLRVLDLSFTPIRILPQSISRLFHLRLLLLAGCGHLERIQHIGSLEMLEALSASGCGSLKRVECGSFDRMGLLKILDLSRTSIECLPSLAASVELNQLLLQDCAFLKSERTMETDHKSCDTEFIRFPYGVSKKGAVSNLQIGTSKDLVNWMAMLWLPCGLNFEFSDRFGMRVSQDVNQDRKTYIYASHAKFVQSLHKDSPLWSNCLRKFHIVISPLKYDQTMDNSFGVWRTKFSALDVQSGDFDRVLEINCAGVANDLEGVLGNAELISLKNITATNLVWTLNTRTLTAAARELWVEDCHQLENLFSPEEAPTVGNLQNIWISNMDNLAYFCRVTVEDLTSFSCLMHLLLDCCPKLNFLFPSSLRLPNLRSLQIRFCDSLERVFYESVAAEHALPGLQSLQLWELPELICICGGVLPSLKDLKVKGCGKLKGIPIGVTENNPFFATIIGEMQWWNDLVWGDESVKRWILFRNWGPLLPHFATEG; via the coding sequence ATGGCATCCTACTGCTGTTTTAGGATATCAAGGACACGTTTGCCAAGCTTTACTGTACCACGATATCGGTTGATAACGCTCCAAGACATGCTTTGCCTGATTCTTCGTCCAGAAGGTGAAGTGGTTGCCATCGAGGGCACTGGCGGCTTGGGAAAGACATGGGCGGCAAAAGCGGCATTTGAAACCGCAAGGAACTCTAATCGCTTTGATACATATATCTGGGTTTCATTGTCTACAAGCTGTAGTCTGAGACGGTGCACTGAGAAGATTGCCACATGTCTTTCGATTGACATTGGTGAAGAACTGTTATCATCGAGAATTAGGGTAATGATCAAGGAACGTCTCATGAGACGGAAGTTCTTGTTGGTTCTCGACAATGCTTATTTTGTCGAGGAAAACATCTTAGGGAAATTGGGGATTCCATGTCCTCGAGAGCAGAGTTTAGGTTCAAAGGTCATTGTGACCACAAGAACCGGGAGGACAGTGTCAGTCATGGATCCAGCTATACTTATATCGCCACAACCTCTCACAGATCAGGCCTCATATGACCTACTGCGCGAGAAGATCGGCAGAGATATTGATCTGCAGTTAATTGACAACTGCTTTGGCATGCCATTGTCGATCATCTTACTGGCTGGGGCACTGTGTGATATACCTACACAAGAGTCGAGCAAGTTAATAAGTGAAGCTTATGTGGCTCTAAGACCCAAGATATCAGTGTTCACCACAATGATTCGCCTTGTAAAGTTTTCTTACCATCGGCTTCCTAGTGATACTGCCAGGCGCTGCTTCCTATACTGCCTACTCTTCCCTGACGATGAAGCAATCACTGTCAAGGACCTGATCATTTTATGGAAGCTGGATGGTATCATTCAAGAAGCTAGAGATTCTCATGAGGCTAACTGTTATGGGGAGGAAATTCTCCATGTGCTTTTAAAGCATGGTTTGATTCATTTTGAGGGTGACCATCATATCCGCATCCATGATGTCATCAGAGAGACGGTATCACAAGTTGGACGTGAGAATGGCTATGTGGAGCAGCCTGAAAAGTACTTTGACAATGACATTCCATTTGAGTATCTTCTTGCCAAGTTCGGTGGAAGGATTTCCTTGATGAACAACACAGTGAAGGAAGAACTCCGTGCAAGTCCAAGTCATGAGTTCTTCTCAACTTCAACCCTGCTTTTAAGAGGGAACCGCCATATGAGAACCATATCGGAAGAATTTTTCTGCCGTGTGGGAATGCTTAGAGTGCTAGATCTGTCCTTCACTCCAATCAGAATCCTTCCCCAGTCCATTTCTCGTCTGTTTCACCTCCGGTTGCTGCTACTGGCTGGATGTGGACACCTGGAGAGAATTCAGCACATAGGCTCGCTGGAGATGCTGGAGGCACTTAGTGCATCAGGTTGTGGCTCCCTAAAAAGGGTAGAATGCGGATCATTTGACCGTATGGGGTTGCTCAAGATCCTCGACCTTTCGAGAACTTCTATCGAATGCTTGCCATCCCTGGCTGCGTCTGTGGAGCTTAACCAGCTTCTGCTACAAGATTGCGCATTTCTCAAGTCTGAGCGAACTATGGAAACAGACCACAAGTCCTGTGATACAGAATTTATCAGGTTCCCTTATGGAGTTTCAAAGAAAGGTGCTGTCAGTAACCTACAGATAGGGACAAGTAAGGATCTGGTGAATTGGATGGCCATGCTTTGGTTACCTTGTGGACTGAATTTTGAATTTTCTGACAGATTTGGTATGAGGGTCTCTCAAGATGTAAACCAGGACAGAAAAACATACATTTATGCAAGCCATGCCAAGTTCGTTCAGTCTTTGCATAAAGACTCTCCACTGTGGTCAAACTGCCTTCGGAAGTTTCACATAGTTATCTCCCCTTTAAAGTACGATCAAACCATGGACAATAGCTTTGGAGTATGGAGAACAAAATTCTCTGCGCTGGACGTGCAGTCCGGTGATTTCGATAGGGTTTTGGAGATAAACTGTGCCGGAGTTGCTAATGATCTTGAAGGGGTTCTTGGAAACGCTGAGCTAATATCGTTGAAAAATATAACAGCGACAAATCTGGTATGGACCCTGAATACTAGAACACTGACAGCAGCAGCACGAGAACTTTGGGTAGAAGACTGTCACCAACTGGAGAACCTCTTCTCACCGGAAGAAGCGCCTACAGTGGGCAACTTGCAGAATATATGGATCTCCAACATGGACAATCTAGCATACTTCTGCCGAGTGACGGTGGAAGATTTGACCAGTTTCAGTTGTCTGATGCACTTGCTCCTCGATTGCTGTCCAAAACTGAACTTCCTCTTTCCTTCATCCCTGCGCCTGCCGAATCTTCGTAGCCTACAAATAAGGTTCTGTGACAGCTTGGAGAGAGTGTTCTACGAATCGGTTGCCGCGGAACATGCTCTTCCGGGGCTACAGTCACTCCAGCTGTGGGAGCTTCCAGAGCTTATCTGCATCTGCGGAGGGGTCCTGCCGTCTCTCAAGGACTTGAAGGTGAAGGGCTGTGGGAAACTTAAGGGAATCCCTATCGGTGTCACTGAAAATAACCCGTTCTTCGCAACAATAATAGGAGAAATGCAATGGTGGAACGATTTAGTCTGGGGTGATGAAAGTGTCAAGCGCTGGATATTGTTTAGGAACTGGGGCCCCTTGCTACCGCATTTTGCAACTGAAGGATGA